From the Priestia aryabhattai genome, one window contains:
- a CDS encoding sugar phosphate isomerase/epimerase family protein, translating to MRLAYDPSHYRDNTSLKDTIDTVARLGYEYVELSPRKDFIWFYEYPKVDKQRIKDLKRYCADAGVKISSVLPVQQWSSPNEQEREAAVRNWKRTIEITSELEVDLMNSEFSGDKSRPVESEAAFVKSMEELMPIFEREGIKLNLQSHPNDFIELNTEAIAMIRALDKDWIKLVYSVPHAFFYDDGIGDVAKHIDEAGDLLAHVLIADTLNHKAAFGLRYIVNPPDANVTIHQHLNPGEGEIDFDALYRKLREIKFDGIVTNSVFAYPDRPEWSNEVTLKSIREGLNIKEGLNI from the coding sequence TTGCGTTTAGCATATGATCCGTCACATTACCGTGATAATACAAGTTTAAAAGATACGATTGATACAGTTGCAAGATTAGGTTATGAATACGTAGAGTTATCTCCGCGCAAAGATTTTATTTGGTTTTATGAATACCCAAAAGTTGATAAACAGCGTATAAAAGACTTAAAAAGATATTGTGCCGATGCTGGTGTGAAAATTTCTTCTGTGCTTCCGGTACAGCAGTGGTCTTCACCAAATGAGCAGGAACGTGAAGCGGCAGTAAGGAACTGGAAGCGTACCATCGAAATTACTTCTGAGCTGGAAGTAGATTTAATGAACAGTGAATTCAGCGGTGACAAGAGCCGACCTGTTGAAAGCGAAGCGGCTTTTGTTAAATCAATGGAAGAGCTGATGCCGATTTTTGAAAGAGAAGGAATTAAGCTTAACCTACAATCGCATCCAAATGATTTTATCGAATTAAACACAGAAGCTATTGCAATGATTCGTGCGCTGGATAAAGACTGGATTAAATTAGTTTATTCTGTCCCTCATGCTTTCTTTTATGACGATGGCATTGGTGATGTAGCGAAGCATATCGATGAAGCAGGTGATTTGCTTGCACACGTTCTAATAGCCGATACGCTTAACCATAAAGCAGCGTTTGGACTGCGCTATATTGTAAATCCGCCTGATGCGAATGTAACGATTCACCAGCATTTAAATCCTGGTGAAGGAGAAATTGATTTTGATGCATTGTATCGCAAGTTAAGAGAAATTAAATTTGATGGCATCGTAACAAACTCTGTATTTGCCTACCCTGATCGACCAGAATGGTCAAACGAAGTAACGTTAAAGTCGATTAGAGAAGGATTAAATATTAAAGAAGGCCTAAACATTTAA
- a CDS encoding LacI family DNA-binding transcriptional regulator gives MSVKMSDVAKLANVAPATVSRVLSQPHLVSKETQEKVLKAIEELNYQPHIIARQFRKKETKTILVVVPDITHPFFSEVLKGIQHTAIKSGYRVILGDTENDIEREGEFVDLLFQKQADGMILLTARMDKDRIEQVSRQFPTVLACEYIDGLDISTVSIDNISGARKITEHLISLGHTKIAHITGPMNVILSRDRLKGYRQAMISHDLPVDSAFIQEGDFSLESGYHQMIRLLSLEQRPTSVFVFNDEMAIGAIKAAKDSGLKVPEDIAVVGFDNSKMSDIIEPHITTIEQPKYEIGKKAMELLLGLMSGKALERKKFVLKDELIVRESCGSKSTVKNFIQLEGSAAKLKN, from the coding sequence ATGTCAGTTAAAATGAGTGATGTGGCCAAACTAGCTAATGTAGCTCCAGCTACTGTCTCGCGAGTTCTTAGTCAGCCCCACCTAGTAAGCAAAGAAACGCAGGAAAAAGTCTTAAAGGCCATTGAAGAATTAAATTATCAGCCCCATATTATCGCTAGACAGTTCAGGAAAAAAGAAACAAAAACCATTTTAGTAGTTGTTCCGGATATTACCCACCCGTTTTTTTCGGAAGTTCTTAAAGGAATTCAGCATACGGCCATTAAAAGCGGCTACCGAGTGATTTTAGGAGATACAGAAAACGATATTGAGCGAGAAGGAGAGTTTGTTGATTTATTATTCCAAAAGCAAGCGGACGGCATGATCCTGTTAACAGCCCGCATGGATAAAGATAGAATTGAACAAGTCTCCAGACAGTTCCCTACGGTTCTTGCATGCGAATACATTGATGGCTTAGATATCTCTACCGTATCTATTGATAATATTAGCGGGGCGCGAAAAATAACGGAGCATTTAATAAGCCTTGGGCATACCAAAATCGCGCATATCACTGGTCCTATGAATGTTATCTTAAGCCGTGACCGATTAAAAGGGTACCGCCAAGCTATGATTAGTCACGATTTACCCGTGGATTCCGCTTTTATTCAAGAAGGAGATTTCAGCTTAGAGTCCGGTTATCATCAAATGATTCGCTTATTATCGTTAGAACAACGACCAACTTCCGTATTTGTTTTTAATGATGAAATGGCGATAGGAGCGATAAAAGCTGCAAAAGACAGCGGGTTAAAAGTGCCTGAAGATATAGCTGTAGTAGGGTTTGATAACTCAAAAATGTCGGATATCATTGAACCTCATATTACAACGATTGAGCAGCCTAAATATGAAATTGGAAAAAAAGCGATGGAATTATTACTTGGATTAATGAGCGGAAAAGCGTTAGAACGAAAAAAGTTTGTATTAAAAGATGAACTAATCGTACGCGAGTCTTGCGGAAGTAAATCTACAGTGAAAAATTTTATACAGCTTGAAGGCTCAGCTGCGAAACTTAAGAATTAA
- a CDS encoding nucleotidyltransferase domain-containing protein, translated as MKELKRVEPLQAAKQFIFTHYPNCPGALLAGSVIRGEATHTSDLDLVIFDDSLTSSFRESLIEFGWAIEVFAHNLTSYQAFFKSDFERARPSLPRMISEGIILVDNGIVQSIKKEAKQLLEKGPEKWTEETITLKRYFISDALDDLIGSSNKSEALFIASTLAYITHEFVLRTNGHWIGDSKWIVRSLNHYNESFSKEFVEAFDTFYKTRNKDKVIQLVDKVLEPYGGRLFEGFSLGKERLNE; from the coding sequence ATGAAAGAGCTAAAAAGAGTAGAGCCACTACAAGCAGCTAAACAATTTATTTTCACCCATTATCCTAATTGTCCAGGCGCATTACTCGCCGGGAGCGTGATTAGAGGAGAAGCTACGCACACGTCTGATCTTGATCTTGTTATTTTTGATGATAGTCTTACTTCTTCTTTTAGAGAGTCACTCATTGAATTTGGATGGGCAATAGAGGTTTTTGCCCATAATCTGACTTCATACCAAGCTTTTTTTAAAAGCGACTTCGAAAGGGCTAGACCTTCACTGCCGAGAATGATTTCCGAGGGAATTATTTTAGTGGATAATGGGATTGTCCAGTCTATAAAAAAAGAAGCGAAACAATTACTAGAAAAAGGCCCGGAAAAATGGACAGAAGAGACGATTACACTAAAAAGATATTTTATAAGTGATGCCTTGGATGATTTAATTGGTTCTTCAAATAAAAGTGAAGCACTTTTTATTGCCAGCACGCTCGCTTACATAACGCATGAATTTGTTTTAAGAACAAATGGTCACTGGATTGGGGATTCTAAATGGATTGTACGATCTTTGAATCACTATAATGAAAGCTTCAGTAAAGAGTTTGTAGAGGCATTTGATACCTTTTATAAAACAAGGAATAAAGATAAAGTGATTCAACTAGTTGATAAAGTGTTAGAACCATATGGAGGCCGGCTATTTGAAGGATTTTCACTTGGGAAAGAGCGATTAAATGAGTAG
- a CDS encoding SDR family NAD(P)-dependent oxidoreductase, whose protein sequence is MNDFTNKVFIITGGGTGVGKATTLKLADRGAKLVINYSKSEKEAKNVVEEILEKGSIAFAFKANVAIEHEVNEMINQTIAQFGRLDGLVNNASITAQIPMDDLEAATDDVWDSLYDVNVKGMFHCVKAVVPHMKKQKSGAIVNVGSVAGTTGIGSSIPYAASKAAIHTMTKSLAIALAPDIRVNCISPGAVNTRWWSGNEDKMYQLAGNLPLQRISSPEDIADAILFQLKQESVTGQVFTIDSGQTL, encoded by the coding sequence ATGAATGATTTTACAAATAAAGTATTTATTATTACCGGCGGCGGCACTGGTGTTGGTAAAGCAACAACTTTAAAGTTAGCCGATAGAGGCGCAAAACTTGTTATAAACTACAGTAAATCAGAAAAAGAAGCAAAAAATGTTGTTGAGGAAATTTTAGAAAAAGGAAGCATTGCATTTGCTTTTAAAGCGAATGTAGCCATAGAGCATGAAGTTAATGAAATGATCAATCAAACGATTGCACAATTCGGACGGTTAGATGGATTAGTTAATAACGCTAGTATTACAGCTCAAATTCCTATGGATGACTTAGAGGCTGCAACTGATGACGTATGGGACTCGTTATATGATGTAAACGTAAAAGGCATGTTTCACTGTGTAAAAGCAGTCGTTCCACATATGAAAAAGCAAAAGTCAGGAGCGATTGTTAATGTAGGAAGTGTTGCGGGTACAACTGGAATCGGGTCATCTATTCCCTATGCAGCAAGTAAAGCAGCGATTCATACGATGACTAAGTCGTTAGCAATTGCATTGGCACCCGATATTCGTGTAAACTGCATCTCTCCTGGTGCAGTCAACACAAGATGGTGGTCTGGCAACGAAGATAAGATGTATCAGCTTGCAGGAAATTTACCTCTTCAGCGCATTTCTTCCCCTGAAGATATTGCAGATGCTATTTTGTTTCAGCTAAAGCAAGAATCTGTGACGGGCCAAGTGTTCACGATTGATAGCGGACAAACTCTTTAA
- a CDS encoding LysR family transcriptional regulator, producing MESPDLRIFKCVAETKSLSKAAEVLGYVQPHISQRMKNLEEELGTKLLTRTNRGVTLTDEGEALFNYAQRILRLMDEAKAEVNPNKFRKSLIIGASQTVSAIKVPSLFSSFLKEYQNIEVKIKTDRKQALQEMLSYGEIDGLFLSGTYNEAQFDSVYHYVEKMVLILPPYEDREENDQPTLLINSDVNCIYRNRLLAFSREHHINKGNIMEFDSLEAILQGVRDGLGMSVVPASIVNSRSDMQSIQYQELSEDVQIDFVVKKGKQRSQSLKKFISFLGSL from the coding sequence TTGGAAAGCCCAGACTTACGAATTTTTAAATGTGTTGCAGAAACAAAATCACTCTCAAAAGCTGCAGAGGTATTAGGATATGTTCAGCCGCACATCAGCCAGCGAATGAAAAACTTAGAGGAAGAGTTAGGTACTAAATTATTGACACGTACGAATAGAGGCGTCACGTTAACAGATGAAGGGGAGGCTTTGTTTAACTATGCCCAGCGTATTTTACGTTTAATGGACGAAGCTAAAGCAGAAGTTAATCCAAATAAGTTTAGAAAATCTTTAATCATTGGTGCTTCGCAGACGGTCTCTGCTATTAAAGTTCCTTCTTTATTTTCGTCTTTTCTTAAAGAATATCAAAATATTGAGGTTAAGATAAAAACAGATAGAAAACAAGCTTTACAAGAAATGCTTTCGTACGGAGAAATTGATGGACTTTTTCTTAGCGGAACTTATAACGAGGCGCAGTTTGATTCGGTTTATCACTATGTAGAAAAGATGGTACTCATTTTACCTCCATATGAAGATAGAGAAGAAAACGATCAACCAACGCTACTCATCAATAGTGATGTGAACTGCATCTATAGAAACAGACTATTAGCGTTTTCTAGAGAACATCACATAAACAAGGGAAATATCATGGAATTTGATTCATTAGAAGCTATTTTACAAGGTGTCCGTGATGGACTTGGAATGAGTGTAGTGCCAGCTAGTATAGTAAATTCTCGTAGTGATATGCAAAGCATTCAATATCAAGAGCTTTCAGAAGACGTTCAAATTGATTTTGTGGTAAAGAAAGGAAAGCAGCGCTCGCAAAGTCTTAAAAAGTTTATTAGCTTTTTAGGCAGTCTATAA
- a CDS encoding GNAT family N-acetyltransferase — protein MKISLSNCIENVEWSRMKEIYHSVGWKKHDEEKIKKVFQSSHAVAIAYEEDNIVGFGRALSDGVFNAAIYDVVVEEHYQNKGIGQQIIRNLLTQLKDISCIHLVSTAGNEEFYRKAGFRKMKTGMARYLNRTLAEEYLE, from the coding sequence ATGAAGATTTCCCTTTCAAATTGTATAGAAAATGTTGAATGGTCGAGGATGAAAGAAATTTACCACTCCGTAGGGTGGAAGAAACATGATGAAGAAAAGATCAAAAAAGTATTTCAATCAAGCCATGCAGTAGCGATCGCTTATGAAGAAGATAACATAGTAGGGTTTGGCAGAGCTCTTTCAGACGGTGTTTTTAATGCTGCCATCTATGATGTTGTGGTTGAAGAGCATTATCAGAATAAAGGAATCGGACAGCAAATTATAAGAAACCTGCTTACTCAGCTTAAAGATATTTCCTGCATACATCTTGTTTCCACAGCAGGCAATGAAGAGTTTTATAGAAAAGCAGGGTTTCGTAAAATGAAAACTGGTATGGCTCGTTATTTAAATCGTACTTTAGCGGAAGAATATTTAGAATGA
- a CDS encoding RNA polymerase sigma factor, whose protein sequence is MENTKKEEIERWYDEHSDALLKFILMLVKDYQQAEDLTHETFVKAYLSYDLFQQNSSEKTWLFRIAHNVTIDYFRKQKPTSLLKDFLLSKKDQDRLPQEMIELKETSLELYQALGKLKDSHRKVILLRKVQGFSVKDTATILGWSESKVKSAQFRAIPALRKQLVKDGYVYEETV, encoded by the coding sequence TTGGAAAATACGAAAAAAGAAGAGATTGAGCGTTGGTATGACGAACATAGTGACGCTTTATTAAAATTTATTTTGATGCTCGTAAAAGATTATCAGCAAGCTGAAGATTTGACCCATGAAACATTCGTAAAAGCCTATCTTTCCTATGATTTATTTCAGCAAAACTCTAGTGAAAAGACGTGGTTATTTCGTATTGCTCATAATGTAACGATCGATTATTTTAGAAAACAGAAGCCTACTAGTCTTTTAAAAGACTTTCTTCTTTCGAAAAAGGATCAGGATCGTTTACCTCAAGAAATGATTGAGCTTAAAGAAACCTCTCTAGAACTGTATCAAGCGTTAGGAAAGCTAAAAGATTCACATCGTAAAGTTATTTTGCTGCGCAAAGTTCAAGGTTTTTCCGTTAAAGATACAGCTACTATTTTAGGCTGGTCTGAAAGCAAAGTGAAATCAGCGCAGTTCAGGGCAATTCCTGCTTTAAGAAAGCAGTTAGTAAAGGATGGATATGTATATGAAGAAACCGTTTAA
- a CDS encoding DUF4030 domain-containing protein produces MKKPFNSYIDDSSLEKLNEELIWKPTRKQKHKQRLLETINQLESAQPVKYKGNLFSIKQNRLLRNVVYCGIALFILSGAFISLAFVSPAMAQVAAKIPYLGQLFKQKPVSDVLYQELEKKGYKTASVGQTYYGGKKELVVSVEGSEKYFNKVREDITDIASKILSKRQYDAYTFKIERMEPYVYTEPNAQEKKIEKIQTDISTELEKHQYKFLLANVSFDSPPRVELEIPNTEKRVEEIKAVIHAVLAENKTENASIKIKKINLKKRDQDGRWGNIVTDVGEDLLGKEKYHVKMVGYSVHPEPQVLIYTSLSISEDNKKFASELEEMINEFLETKEMKNKVKDDSYQVLIYGKGKKKLN; encoded by the coding sequence ATGAAGAAACCGTTTAATTCTTATATAGATGACAGTTCACTAGAAAAATTGAATGAGGAGTTGATTTGGAAACCAACGAGGAAGCAAAAACATAAACAAAGGCTTTTAGAAACAATTAATCAATTAGAATCTGCACAACCAGTGAAATATAAAGGAAATCTATTTTCTATAAAACAAAATCGTCTTCTAAGAAATGTTGTATATTGTGGTATTGCACTTTTTATTTTGAGCGGTGCATTCATTAGTTTAGCATTTGTTTCTCCAGCAATGGCGCAAGTAGCTGCTAAAATCCCTTATTTAGGACAGCTTTTTAAGCAAAAGCCTGTATCCGATGTATTGTATCAAGAGCTTGAGAAAAAGGGATATAAAACGGCTAGTGTGGGGCAGACCTATTATGGAGGAAAAAAAGAATTAGTTGTATCGGTAGAAGGATCGGAGAAGTATTTTAATAAGGTACGAGAAGATATAACTGATATTGCAAGCAAAATTTTATCCAAAAGGCAATATGATGCCTATACTTTTAAGATTGAAAGAATGGAACCCTATGTATATACAGAGCCGAATGCGCAAGAGAAAAAAATTGAAAAAATTCAAACTGATATTTCTACAGAATTGGAGAAGCATCAATACAAATTTTTATTAGCTAACGTTAGTTTTGACTCTCCACCAAGAGTAGAGCTGGAAATTCCTAATACAGAAAAGAGAGTGGAAGAAATAAAAGCCGTTATTCATGCTGTTCTGGCTGAAAATAAGACAGAGAATGCTTCAATAAAAATAAAGAAAATAAACCTTAAGAAACGTGATCAAGACGGTCGATGGGGAAATATTGTTACTGATGTCGGTGAAGATTTATTAGGAAAAGAGAAGTATCATGTAAAGATGGTAGGCTATTCTGTTCATCCTGAACCACAAGTGCTTATCTACACTTCATTAAGCATTTCCGAGGACAATAAAAAATTTGCGAGTGAACTTGAAGAAATGATTAATGAATTTCTTGAAACAAAAGAAATGAAAAATAAGGTGAAAGATGATTCTTATCAAGTGTTGATTTACGGAAAGGGGAAGAAAAAGCTAAATTAA
- a CDS encoding YesK family protein: MMIGGPLLIALLPGVFVLVLTWLFRRMKWNKVIRMLPSMLTVIAAVVLFYIGYVEVRGFEGAGYLFLSVCLLLFAIASFIIAKKPVR; encoded by the coding sequence ATGATGATTGGTGGGCCTTTACTTATTGCACTGCTACCAGGTGTATTTGTACTCGTATTAACTTGGCTGTTCAGAAGGATGAAATGGAACAAGGTCATTAGAATGCTTCCTTCAATGTTAACTGTTATCGCTGCCGTTGTTCTTTTTTATATTGGTTATGTAGAAGTAAGAGGTTTTGAAGGTGCTGGCTATTTGTTCTTATCCGTATGTTTACTTTTGTTCGCGATTGCATCCTTTATCATCGCTAAAAAGCCTGTAAGATAA
- a CDS encoding ABC transporter ATP-binding protein, producing MNNIILDVKSVSKKVKRRHLVKEVSFQINEGEICGLLGPNGAGKTTLIRLLTGLIKPTEGDIFINNKTILSQRKEALQSVGAIVESPIFFPYMTGKENLTNLARLHSFRTKQERQQRVKEVLEIVGLTGRENDKVRTYSLGMKQRLGIAQALIGNPDLLILDEPANGLDPMGVRELRELLFTLKRDYNKTILISSHLLDELQRVCDQIVVMREGELMWDGALDQLASGKNLEDAFVELVSQ from the coding sequence ATGAATAATATCATTTTAGATGTAAAGAGTGTTTCTAAAAAAGTAAAGCGTCGTCACTTAGTAAAAGAAGTATCTTTTCAAATTAACGAAGGAGAAATATGCGGACTATTAGGGCCAAACGGTGCTGGTAAAACAACATTAATTCGTTTGTTGACGGGGTTAATTAAGCCAACTGAGGGAGATATTTTCATTAATAACAAAACGATTCTTTCACAAAGAAAAGAAGCGTTGCAAAGCGTTGGCGCAATTGTGGAGTCTCCTATCTTTTTTCCTTATATGACGGGAAAAGAAAATCTAACAAATTTAGCTCGCCTGCATTCATTTCGCACAAAACAAGAAAGGCAACAAAGAGTAAAAGAAGTGCTTGAAATTGTGGGATTAACCGGCAGAGAAAACGATAAAGTTCGAACGTATTCTCTTGGGATGAAGCAAAGACTTGGCATTGCTCAAGCACTAATAGGTAACCCGGACTTATTAATATTAGATGAACCGGCCAACGGCTTAGATCCAATGGGCGTACGTGAACTGCGCGAACTGCTTTTTACCTTAAAACGTGACTATAACAAAACCATTCTTATCTCTAGCCATTTACTAGATGAATTACAAAGAGTATGTGATCAAATTGTCGTGATGAGAGAAGGAGAGCTAATGTGGGACGGGGCTTTGGATCAGCTGGCTTCTGGTAAAAATCTTGAAGATGCGTTTGTAGAGCTGGTGTCACAATGA
- a CDS encoding ABC transporter permease, whose product MKELLLAEWERLWKRKVTWLAFLLVPVVLLVASSYLQKQNGVITVDLPQYTFAGNFPVLSLAEMLFTVFNAMFLIFITLVVTGEYRSGQLRMVMIRSYSFKEIIIAKAAVLLLFNLLFFITYFCMSYAIGFLMFEHPQTYSVFYQSHAFNAKEAFVYNLSFYGYAYLTTIAICCVLFFISVISKTTTTAVGIGVAFILISFSYPTLLTGFKQWISQELFGQLFFTSVPMIQWQGITVMMAEKPQFVGWNFGVLGFYILLFGSLTFLAVRKKESFL is encoded by the coding sequence ATGAAGGAGCTGTTACTAGCGGAGTGGGAAAGACTTTGGAAAAGAAAAGTGACGTGGCTGGCCTTTCTATTAGTGCCGGTGGTGCTGTTAGTCGCTTCTTCCTATCTCCAAAAACAAAATGGAGTAATTACAGTGGATTTACCTCAGTATACGTTTGCGGGAAACTTTCCTGTACTGAGCTTAGCCGAAATGTTATTCACCGTTTTTAATGCCATGTTCTTAATTTTTATTACGCTTGTCGTTACCGGAGAGTACCGATCGGGACAGCTACGAATGGTCATGATACGCTCGTATTCTTTTAAAGAAATCATCATAGCGAAAGCCGCAGTGCTTCTGCTGTTTAATTTACTGTTTTTTATTACGTATTTTTGCATGAGCTATGCGATAGGCTTTCTTATGTTTGAACACCCTCAAACATACTCTGTGTTCTACCAGAGTCATGCTTTCAACGCAAAAGAAGCATTCGTATATAATCTTTCATTTTACGGTTATGCCTATTTAACGACTATTGCGATATGCTGTGTTTTGTTTTTTATTTCTGTCATCAGCAAAACGACCACTACGGCTGTTGGAATTGGTGTTGCTTTTATACTGATCTCGTTTTCGTATCCTACTTTATTAACAGGATTTAAGCAGTGGATAAGTCAAGAGCTCTTTGGACAGCTGTTTTTCACTTCTGTACCAATGATTCAATGGCAAGGCATCACAGTAATGATGGCAGAAAAGCCGCAGTTTGTAGGTTGGAATTTCGGTGTTTTAGGTTTTTATATTTTACTTTTTGGCAGCCTGACGTTTTTAGCTGTTCGAAAAAAAGAATCATTTTTATAA
- a CDS encoding ABC transporter permease subunit: MTGLFISELERTFKRKKTAVVLAVYAGLLVFIWFFLFRMGGISFFDADHAVKIDSLNSAPLFLRELSFVITFIVIPMFTVDSFNGEYTSGALRMVLIRSHHRLTLFFVKWTVQCLLIFLILCITWLVGTCLGKVAMPHVNETTFLGGQTVGTVEAFLYSLKFYGICFCIFIAVISIASIISVLMPNSILSYVATIGALIGSVYVSDKLSFFFSITDSVFHELSSSNSEFLVNLLFPILFISLIINLFVWKKKEWIG, encoded by the coding sequence ATGACAGGACTTTTTATCAGTGAATTAGAGCGAACGTTTAAACGAAAAAAGACAGCGGTTGTATTAGCCGTGTACGCAGGGTTACTTGTTTTTATTTGGTTCTTTTTATTTCGAATGGGAGGCATTTCTTTTTTTGATGCAGACCATGCTGTGAAAATTGATTCCTTAAATTCGGCACCTTTGTTTCTTCGAGAGCTATCGTTTGTTATTACGTTTATTGTCATTCCTATGTTTACTGTAGATAGCTTTAATGGAGAGTACACGTCGGGAGCTCTACGCATGGTATTAATTCGATCACATCATCGTTTGACGCTGTTTTTCGTGAAATGGACAGTTCAATGTTTACTGATTTTTCTTATTCTTTGTATAACTTGGCTAGTGGGAACATGCCTTGGCAAGGTAGCTATGCCTCATGTAAACGAGACAACGTTTTTGGGAGGACAGACTGTAGGGACTGTAGAAGCATTTTTATATTCGCTAAAATTTTATGGCATTTGTTTTTGTATCTTCATAGCGGTTATTAGTATCGCCAGCATTATTAGTGTCCTAATGCCTAACTCTATTTTATCTTACGTTGCAACCATTGGTGCTTTAATTGGAAGTGTCTATGTTTCAGATAAACTAAGCTTCTTTTTTTCCATAACAGATTCTGTTTTCCATGAATTAAGCAGCTCAAACTCAGAATTTTTAGTAAACCTATTATTTCCAATTTTGTTCATTAGCCTTATAATAAACCTATTCGTATGGAAAAAGAAAGAATGGATAGGATGA
- a CDS encoding response regulator transcription factor, whose amino-acid sequence MNKKILLVDDEKDIISFMKDALHDEGYEVLFAYEGKEALKKLKINPDLIVLDVMMPGMDGFELCELIRKSISCPIIFLSAKQTEQDRVKGLLVGGDDYLVKPFSMKELKARIYAHLRREQRISNNSYNRLHFGQLTIDLNGYQILHNNEVIPFTSREFEIIHFLALHPGQVFTREQLYEKVWGYDAEGDSSTITEHVKKIRAKLLKYDATPYISTVWGIGYKWVK is encoded by the coding sequence ATGAACAAAAAAATTTTACTAGTGGATGATGAAAAAGACATTATTTCATTTATGAAAGATGCGCTGCATGATGAAGGATACGAGGTTTTGTTTGCTTACGAAGGGAAAGAGGCGTTAAAAAAGTTAAAAATAAATCCAGATTTAATTGTCCTAGATGTGATGATGCCTGGAATGGACGGCTTTGAACTTTGCGAACTTATCCGAAAAAGCATATCATGTCCTATCATCTTTTTAAGTGCAAAACAAACGGAGCAAGATCGAGTAAAAGGACTATTAGTGGGTGGAGATGATTATTTAGTTAAACCTTTTAGCATGAAAGAACTAAAAGCCCGAATTTATGCCCATCTGCGCCGAGAACAGAGAATCAGCAATAATTCGTACAACAGGCTTCATTTTGGACAGCTAACCATTGATTTAAACGGATATCAAATTCTACATAACAATGAAGTTATTCCGTTTACTTCGAGAGAATTCGAGATTATTCACTTTTTGGCTCTTCATCCAGGGCAAGTTTTCACACGTGAGCAGCTGTATGAAAAAGTTTGGGGCTACGACGCGGAAGGGGATTCATCTACCATTACAGAACACGTAAAGAAAATTAGAGCAAAACTATTAAAATATGACGCAACACCTTATATCTCGACCGTTTGGGGAATTGGCTACAAATGGGTAAAATAA